The following are encoded together in the Bacillota bacterium genome:
- a CDS encoding spore cortex-lytic protein, with translation MLYIAAILLTFCILYPNARSIWAALQGRNGAHASQGLMAAPEYDYNINLMARVIQGEAATEPYLGKVAIGAVIMNRLDSPLFPKTIPGVIFEPDAFESVSNGLIWRVAPTRDSYMASQDALSGWDPTGGALYYFNPSKPVNWWIWTRPPITQIGNHLFLR, from the coding sequence ATGCTATATATAGCTGCGATACTACTCACGTTCTGCATTCTCTATCCGAATGCCAGGAGTATCTGGGCCGCCCTTCAAGGTCGTAATGGCGCACATGCTAGCCAGGGCCTCATGGCAGCCCCTGAATATGACTATAACATAAATCTGATGGCGAGGGTAATACAGGGGGAAGCTGCGACTGAGCCTTATCTAGGCAAGGTCGCCATTGGCGCAGTGATAATGAATAGACTGGATAGCCCTCTATTTCCTAAGACCATACCAGGGGTGATCTTTGAACCTGATGCCTTCGAGTCAGTATCCAATGGGCTCATATGGAGAGTAGCGCCAACCCGTGATTCCTACATGGCAAGCCAGGATGCCTTGAGCGGCTGGGATCCTACTGGTGGGGCTCTCTATTACTTCAACCCTTCAAAGCCTGTAAATTGGTGGATCTGGACAAGGCCTCCCATCACTCAGATCGGAAACCATCTGTTTTTGAGATAG
- the mgtA gene encoding magnesium-translocating P-type ATPase gives MLNLPIGELLSRLEATPDGLTSEDASVRLERYGFNEFPRSRGVPAWLAYLRLFAQPLVAVLIAAGAISTLFGELHGAVIIGILVILSVTLQFFQEYRSEEFAKKLAKQVAITATVVRDGIISEMPMRELVPGDVIRLGAGDIVPADARVLYARDFFVDQAILTGEPFPVEKMPCDNPGAYLAVPDMNHAVFSGTNVVSGTATAIVVGTNGQTEFGRIARSLSIERPETEFQRGIKKFTSFLIKVIAALVVLIFLLNVGLHRGVLQALLFAVAVSVGITPGLLPMIMTITLSTGAAAMAKRKVIVKRLQSIQNLGSMDVLCTDKTGTLTESKLVLHSHIDINGQNCERTFKLAWLNSAFQASLRSPMDAAIIAYKGGGSDGYIKVDEIPFDFIRKRMSVVVENDKERLLITKGAPEGVIEACKFIELNGQTLELSPELKRLALARFVQLSGDGYRALAVAYRPIGNDRAVYSATDESELIFVGYITFTDPPKESAARAVEELKNLGVNVKILTGDNELVTRRICERVGLDVHGIVMGQDIDAMDDENLVSRVEGATICARLSPEQKNRIISVLKKAGHVVGYMGDGVNDAPALRTADVGISVNNAVDVAKEAADIVLLEEGLHILEMGIIEGRRTFANTMKYIMMATSSNFGNMFSVPIASLLVPFLPMLPVQILLNNLLYDFSQVSIPTDRVDSDYIRQPRRWNIDFVRNFMVIFGPISSLYDIVTYLVMLHVFHAGPSLFQTGWFVESLATQTLVIHIIRSRYSLFKSRASAMLWITTLMAVGLGTIIPYTPVGAFFYFRPLPFPLLMVLGGMVGAYLLTVESVKRWFYRRFGW, from the coding sequence ATGCTCAACCTGCCCATAGGGGAATTGCTGTCGCGTTTGGAGGCCACTCCTGACGGCCTAACAAGTGAAGATGCGTCGGTACGTTTGGAGAGGTATGGCTTCAATGAGTTCCCGCGTTCACGCGGAGTGCCGGCCTGGCTTGCCTATTTGAGGCTCTTCGCCCAGCCCCTTGTGGCCGTGTTGATCGCGGCAGGGGCGATCTCGACCTTATTCGGAGAACTCCATGGCGCCGTGATAATTGGAATCCTGGTCATACTTAGTGTCACGCTTCAGTTCTTCCAGGAATATCGGTCGGAGGAGTTCGCCAAAAAGCTCGCAAAACAGGTGGCAATTACAGCTACGGTAGTACGGGATGGCATCATCTCCGAAATGCCGATGCGGGAGCTTGTCCCAGGGGACGTAATACGACTTGGCGCAGGGGATATAGTCCCAGCTGACGCGAGGGTACTTTATGCAAGGGATTTCTTTGTTGATCAGGCTATACTCACGGGGGAGCCGTTTCCGGTCGAGAAGATGCCGTGCGATAACCCTGGTGCGTACCTGGCTGTGCCCGATATGAATCATGCCGTCTTTTCTGGCACAAATGTGGTGAGCGGGACAGCAACTGCTATAGTCGTGGGGACGAATGGGCAAACTGAGTTCGGCCGCATAGCGAGGAGCCTGTCTATAGAGCGGCCAGAGACCGAGTTTCAGCGAGGTATCAAGAAGTTTACCTCGTTCCTTATCAAAGTGATCGCTGCCCTCGTCGTATTGATTTTCTTGCTGAATGTCGGACTTCACCGGGGGGTCCTTCAAGCCTTGCTTTTTGCGGTGGCCGTATCAGTCGGAATCACTCCTGGACTTTTGCCAATGATAATGACCATCACTCTTTCTACCGGCGCGGCGGCGATGGCGAAACGAAAGGTGATCGTTAAACGCCTGCAATCCATACAGAACCTTGGAAGTATGGACGTATTGTGCACCGATAAGACCGGCACGTTAACCGAGAGTAAGTTGGTCTTGCATAGTCATATTGATATCAATGGGCAGAATTGTGAGCGAACCTTCAAATTGGCGTGGCTTAACAGCGCATTTCAGGCTAGCCTGCGTAGCCCAATGGATGCCGCAATAATAGCATACAAAGGAGGCGGTTCTGATGGGTATATCAAGGTGGATGAGATCCCTTTCGATTTCATCCGCAAGCGCATGTCTGTGGTAGTGGAGAACGACAAGGAACGGCTTCTGATAACCAAAGGGGCGCCGGAGGGTGTAATTGAGGCATGCAAATTCATAGAACTCAATGGACAAACTTTGGAACTCAGTCCCGAGCTTAAAAGGCTTGCTCTCGCTCGTTTCGTTCAGCTGAGCGGCGATGGGTACCGAGCTCTTGCGGTGGCCTACCGTCCTATTGGAAATGATCGGGCCGTTTATTCCGCGACTGATGAAAGTGAATTGATCTTCGTCGGTTACATCACTTTCACGGACCCGCCGAAGGAGAGTGCGGCGAGGGCAGTTGAGGAACTGAAAAACCTCGGCGTAAATGTGAAGATTCTGACGGGCGACAACGAGCTCGTCACCAGACGCATATGTGAGCGCGTCGGACTTGATGTGCATGGGATTGTCATGGGACAGGATATAGATGCCATGGACGATGAAAACCTTGTCTCAAGAGTTGAGGGCGCGACTATTTGCGCGCGATTGAGCCCAGAGCAGAAGAACCGGATCATCTCTGTGCTAAAAAAAGCGGGACATGTTGTTGGTTATATGGGGGATGGCGTCAATGACGCTCCCGCGCTCAGAACCGCGGATGTAGGCATCTCTGTCAACAATGCTGTGGATGTAGCCAAAGAGGCCGCGGACATCGTCCTTCTGGAGGAGGGGCTGCACATTCTTGAGATGGGGATTATAGAAGGCCGCAGAACATTCGCGAATACTATGAAATATATCATGATGGCCACAAGCTCAAATTTCGGGAATATGTTCAGTGTCCCGATAGCGTCTCTGCTGGTCCCATTTTTGCCCATGCTGCCTGTACAAATACTTCTAAATAACCTTCTCTATGATTTTTCTCAGGTGAGTATCCCGACTGACAGGGTAGACAGCGATTATATAAGGCAGCCTAGGCGTTGGAATATTGATTTTGTAAGGAATTTCATGGTCATATTCGGGCCGATCAGCTCTCTTTACGACATCGTGACTTATCTGGTTATGCTTCATGTATTCCATGCGGGCCCTTCTCTTTTCCAGACTGGGTGGTTTGTTGAATCCTTGGCTACTCAGACGCTGGTCATACACATAATTCGTTCGCGGTATAGCCTTTTCAAGAGCCGCGCCAGCGCCATGCTTTGGATTACTACGCTCATGGCTGTCGGATTAGGAACGATAATTCCATATACTCCGGTCGGCGCCTTCTTCTATTTCAGACCGCTGCCATTTCCATTACTCATGGTTTTGGGCGGAATGGTGGGGGCGTACCTTTTGACGGTGGAAAGTGTAAAGCGATGGTTTTACAGGCGATTTGGATGGTGA
- a CDS encoding zinc-dependent alcohol dehydrogenase family protein produces the protein MLAAVINKPNDLEMKEVPTPAPKSNEVLVRVKACGVCGTDVHIFKGEFISPYPIIPGHELAGVVEQIGSEVTTVKPGDAVAVDPSLFCESCYFCVQNKQNHCENWNGLGNTVAGAFAEFVVVPEANVFKTTLKDLRHAAFVEPLACVIYGHERARMSIGDSVLIFGAGPIGLLHLQVALRAGASVVDIVDLKPGRLEIAKSLGARRTILGDDPNLKGALHDIEPRGYDLVIDATGAPKVVENAVQYVKNSGKLLIFGVCPPDAKISISPFEIYKRDIEIIGSFAIRKTYLAALRMMESGYIKVDPLIGGTFPLSEFPKALDIVANGKADMKLVIIP, from the coding sequence ATGCTAGCAGCGGTCATAAACAAGCCGAACGATCTCGAGATGAAGGAAGTCCCAACCCCAGCGCCTAAGTCGAATGAGGTGCTTGTGAGGGTCAAAGCGTGCGGGGTATGTGGCACAGACGTGCATATCTTCAAGGGGGAATTCATTTCGCCATATCCCATCATCCCAGGGCATGAACTAGCGGGTGTCGTAGAACAGATCGGATCTGAAGTAACAACGGTAAAACCGGGCGACGCCGTAGCTGTGGATCCGTCGCTTTTCTGTGAGAGCTGCTATTTCTGCGTCCAGAACAAGCAAAACCATTGCGAAAATTGGAATGGGCTGGGTAATACGGTGGCAGGCGCTTTCGCTGAATTCGTCGTTGTCCCTGAGGCCAATGTGTTCAAGACCACTCTCAAGGATTTGAGGCACGCCGCCTTTGTTGAGCCTCTTGCCTGCGTGATCTACGGACATGAGCGCGCCCGAATGTCCATAGGAGATTCTGTGCTAATATTTGGCGCCGGGCCCATAGGATTGCTGCACCTGCAGGTTGCCCTCAGGGCGGGGGCCTCTGTAGTAGATATTGTAGACTTGAAACCTGGCAGGTTAGAAATTGCGAAATCCTTAGGCGCAAGAAGGACTATCCTTGGCGATGACCCCAACCTGAAGGGAGCATTGCATGATATAGAACCCCGGGGCTATGATCTCGTTATCGACGCTACTGGTGCGCCCAAGGTAGTTGAAAACGCCGTCCAGTATGTCAAGAATAGCGGCAAGCTGCTGATCTTCGGGGTATGTCCTCCGGATGCGAAGATAAGCATAAGTCCGTTTGAGATCTATAAACGGGACATTGAGATAATTGGCTCCTTCGCCATAAGAAAGACATATCTTGCCGCATTACGGATGATGGAAAGTGGATACATCAAAGTTGACCCCCTCATCGGAGGCACATTCCCGCTGTCCGAGTTTCCAAAAGCACTTGACATCGTGGCGAATGGCAAGGCCGATATGAAGCTCGTTATAATCCCGTAG
- a CDS encoding NAD+ synthase, producing MACLRLAAAQINPVVGDISFNKSRILEVMGEARKWKADVIIFPELAVTGYPPEDLLLKPKFIEGNQRCVYEIAASTTEHDAIVIMGFVDKQDDIFNSACIIHRGRVCGVYHKSYLPNYGVFDEERYFCAGTKPMVVKTEKASLGISICEDIWYPGGPIADETVLGGAEIIINISASPYHIGKSAQRERMLRTRAQDHAAIVAFVNMVGGQDELVFDGNSLIIDERGEIIARGKPFEEDLIMADVFTQKVFSRRLHDPRRRKARKNGNGLRDDGGLDIVILESQTADDGVKPDLPNGPGLARSDLPDHHRIPNRSGISDQHRAPDREAISCFAESSAVNLTSDVVHEAYLALSLGLRDYVRKNGFEKVVVGLSGGIDSALTATIAADALGNENVVGVSMPSRFTEDRSIKDASELAANLGIEFKVIPIEPIFNSYLESLKKIFRDLPFGVTEENLQARIRGNLLMALSNKFGWLVVTTGNKSEMSVGYATLYGDMAGGFALLKDVPKTLVYSLANYRNSMKPDPVIPGNIISRPPTAELRPNQKDTDSLPPYGLLDPIIQAYVEEDIDVPSLIDMGYPQDAVRKVVNLVARSEYKRRQAPPGVKITPRAFGRDRRFPITNHFLE from the coding sequence ATGGCCTGCCTCCGTCTGGCCGCAGCTCAGATAAACCCAGTGGTAGGAGACATTTCTTTCAATAAGTCAAGGATTCTAGAAGTCATGGGAGAAGCACGAAAGTGGAAGGCAGATGTGATAATCTTCCCTGAGCTGGCTGTGACTGGCTATCCGCCGGAGGATCTGCTCCTCAAGCCTAAGTTCATCGAGGGGAACCAACGGTGTGTCTATGAGATCGCGGCTTCGACTACAGAACACGATGCTATTGTGATCATGGGTTTTGTAGACAAGCAGGATGACATCTTCAATTCGGCTTGCATAATTCATAGGGGTAGGGTATGTGGCGTCTACCATAAATCATATCTTCCCAACTATGGGGTGTTCGATGAAGAACGCTATTTCTGCGCTGGGACCAAACCCATGGTGGTCAAGACTGAAAAGGCTTCGCTTGGAATTTCCATATGCGAAGATATATGGTATCCAGGGGGACCCATAGCAGATGAGACTGTATTAGGTGGGGCTGAGATCATAATAAATATCTCTGCCTCACCCTACCATATCGGGAAAAGCGCGCAAAGGGAGAGAATGCTGAGAACCCGCGCCCAAGATCATGCGGCCATAGTGGCCTTTGTCAACATGGTAGGTGGACAGGATGAACTCGTCTTTGACGGTAACAGCCTGATAATTGATGAGCGCGGGGAAATCATTGCCAGAGGTAAACCATTTGAGGAAGATCTGATAATGGCGGATGTCTTCACGCAGAAGGTGTTTTCCAGGAGACTCCATGATCCCAGGCGTCGCAAGGCCAGGAAGAATGGCAATGGACTTCGAGATGATGGCGGTTTGGATATAGTGATCCTTGAGAGTCAGACAGCCGATGATGGGGTGAAGCCCGATCTTCCAAATGGCCCTGGTCTCGCCCGCTCAGATTTACCTGACCATCATCGTATTCCGAACCGCTCCGGCATTTCAGACCAACACCGTGCCCCGGACCGCGAAGCCATTTCATGCTTCGCAGAAAGCTCAGCTGTAAACCTTACGTCTGATGTGGTTCATGAGGCTTATCTTGCCCTCTCGCTGGGGCTAAGGGATTACGTGAGGAAAAACGGTTTCGAAAAAGTGGTGGTCGGACTTAGCGGCGGGATAGACTCAGCTCTTACAGCTACAATTGCGGCAGATGCCCTTGGCAATGAGAATGTGGTGGGCGTCTCCATGCCATCGCGATTCACGGAGGATAGAAGTATAAAGGATGCCAGCGAATTAGCAGCAAATCTCGGGATAGAATTCAAGGTAATTCCGATTGAGCCTATTTTCAACTCATATCTGGAGTCCCTTAAGAAAATCTTTAGAGATCTTCCCTTCGGTGTGACAGAGGAAAACCTACAGGCCAGGATTCGCGGCAACTTGCTCATGGCTCTTTCCAACAAATTCGGATGGCTCGTCGTCACTACAGGGAATAAGAGCGAGATGAGTGTCGGCTATGCAACCCTCTATGGAGATATGGCAGGAGGTTTCGCGCTTCTGAAAGATGTGCCAAAGACGCTGGTCTATAGCCTCGCAAATTATAGAAATTCGATGAAACCGGATCCAGTAATCCCAGGGAATATAATATCTCGACCGCCGACAGCGGAGTTGCGGCCAAATCAGAAAGATACTGATTCACTCCCGCCTTATGGACTGCTTGATCCAATAATTCAGGCTTATGTCGAGGAGGACATCGATGTCCCATCTCTGATAGATATGGGATATCCGCAAGACGCGGTGCGCAAGGTCGTAAATCTGGTTGCCAGAAGTGAATACAAACGTCGCCAGGCGCCTCCCGGGGTGAAAATCACCCCGCGGGCATTTGGGCGTGACAGGAGATTCCCAATAACGAATCATTTCCTCGAATAG
- a CDS encoding polysaccharide biosynthesis protein, giving the protein MMSRWLRTAILVFLDFISIIVAGIFAFLIRFDFVIPAQYLLILERNLPFLIPIRLISYSLFGFYNRLWQYASVRELWVIVEAATVASLGDWILLHVVHKAGFPRSITLLMWILNIILAGGIRFLVRFHQEWVTSNGYAAVDGVEHLPSEARKRERVRVLIVGAGQAGNIVAKELRSHRELPYDVVGFVDDDPAKHGYRMAGLPVLGSRHDLPKIIKNQSIEEVIIAMPSAPGSVVKEIVDICHGLRVNLKTLPGMYDLIDGKVSVNLIRDVQIEDLLRREEIKVDLNSIAGYLRGERVLVTGAGGSIGSELSRQIARFGPASLILLGHGENSIYEIEMELRAAHPRFEIIPIIADIRDGGKIDQIFERFKPDVVFHAAAHKHVPLMEANPDEAITNNIFGTWNVATAADRHGAKRFVLISTDKAVNPVSVMGCTKRAAEIVIQTLNKTSKTKFVAVRFGNVLGSRGSVVPLFKKQIAQGGPVTVTHPDMLRYFMTIPEAVQLVIQAAAMGEGGEIFVLDMGRPVRILDMAKDLIRLSGLEPGRDIKIEFTGIRPGEKLYEETLTAEEGTTATRHERIFIARGNSALLDRGLEEFLETCRQIAASREDAGNSLVKLIRQLTAIDKNEEETGQKV; this is encoded by the coding sequence ATGATGAGCCGATGGCTTAGAACAGCTATCCTTGTGTTCCTTGATTTTATCTCTATAATCGTTGCAGGCATATTTGCCTTTCTCATCAGGTTTGATTTTGTTATTCCTGCGCAATATCTTCTTATACTCGAGAGGAATCTTCCTTTTCTGATCCCGATCCGCCTCATTAGCTATTCTCTTTTTGGATTTTATAATCGCTTGTGGCAATATGCCAGTGTGCGTGAGCTTTGGGTCATCGTCGAGGCTGCAACAGTCGCATCTCTTGGAGACTGGATCCTTTTGCATGTGGTACATAAAGCCGGATTCCCGCGAAGCATAACTCTTTTGATGTGGATCCTCAACATAATCCTGGCAGGCGGAATCAGGTTCCTGGTGCGCTTCCATCAAGAATGGGTGACTAGTAATGGCTATGCCGCTGTGGATGGAGTCGAGCATCTACCTTCGGAGGCCCGAAAACGCGAAAGAGTCCGCGTTCTAATAGTGGGGGCGGGGCAGGCCGGGAACATCGTTGCGAAGGAGCTACGTTCACATAGAGAATTACCGTATGATGTCGTTGGGTTTGTCGATGACGATCCGGCCAAGCATGGTTACAGAATGGCAGGCTTACCTGTTCTTGGTTCCCGTCATGACTTGCCCAAGATCATAAAAAATCAGTCAATAGAAGAAGTCATAATCGCCATGCCTTCCGCTCCAGGGAGCGTGGTCAAGGAGATAGTCGACATTTGCCATGGCCTGCGGGTCAATCTCAAGACCTTGCCTGGGATGTATGATCTAATCGACGGAAAAGTAAGCGTAAATCTAATACGCGATGTACAGATCGAAGATTTGCTGCGCAGAGAAGAGATAAAAGTAGATCTAAACAGCATCGCAGGTTACCTACGTGGTGAACGGGTCCTGGTGACTGGCGCAGGCGGCTCCATCGGATCAGAGCTTTCCAGACAGATAGCGAGATTCGGTCCGGCGAGCTTGATTCTTCTCGGTCATGGCGAGAATAGTATATATGAAATAGAAATGGAACTTCGGGCTGCCCATCCGAGGTTTGAGATAATTCCGATCATCGCAGACATAAGAGATGGGGGGAAAATCGATCAGATCTTCGAAAGATTCAAACCTGACGTGGTATTTCATGCGGCCGCGCATAAGCATGTGCCATTGATGGAGGCAAATCCTGATGAAGCCATTACCAATAATATCTTTGGGACATGGAATGTGGCCACGGCCGCGGATAGACACGGTGCCAAGCGCTTCGTCCTGATTTCCACTGACAAGGCCGTAAATCCAGTGAGTGTCATGGGATGTACGAAACGTGCCGCTGAGATCGTGATCCAGACGCTCAATAAAACGAGCAAGACCAAATTTGTGGCCGTGAGATTTGGCAATGTGCTGGGAAGCCGGGGAAGCGTGGTACCACTTTTCAAGAAACAGATAGCCCAGGGTGGCCCCGTTACCGTGACGCATCCTGATATGTTGAGATATTTCATGACCATCCCAGAAGCTGTCCAGCTAGTCATACAGGCGGCTGCCATGGGGGAGGGCGGGGAGATTTTCGTCCTCGATATGGGGCGTCCCGTGCGGATCCTGGATATGGCCAAAGATCTCATCAGGCTCTCGGGTCTCGAGCCCGGGCGGGATATCAAGATTGAATTTACCGGCATCCGCCCTGGGGAGAAGCTTTACGAGGAAACACTCACGGCCGAGGAAGGAACGACGGCTACGAGGCACGAACGTATTTTCATTGCTAGGGGCAATTCTGCGCTTCTTGATAGAGGACTCGAGGAATTTCTGGAAACCTGCCGCCAAATTGCGGCATCTCGCGAAGATGCAGGGAATTCATTAGTTAAGTTGATAAGACAATTGACAGCCATAGATAAGAACGAAGAGGAAACGGGGCAAAAGGTATAA
- a CDS encoding MATE family efflux transporter, whose product MDVASAFRRFWKANGVEPRGSDVRSEILRLMWPAMIEMILLQAVQVINMMMVGRLGPVAVAAVGVTNQPIFMALSVFVALNVGTTALVARYIGAGDFKAAKEVARQSMIVTAILGILVSLLGYLLAGYAMIMMGAGPDVVETGIRYFRLISISLLFGTLATCASSIFRGAGDTRIPMIVNIATNVMVVILNSIFIYGRLGIPPMGVIGSGVSTILARVFGACLFILALHDRRAILRVPLKPPFRLSRKVLGPMLYIGFPSAAEQFFLQTGLILFARIITGLGTVTFAAHQIAANIHGMSFTPGQAFAIACVTLVGQNLGAGRPDRAEASACEARRLGLYFSSFMGLVFFFGSEPLATLYTTDDEVIKLTSQVLKIIAFFQPIQSSQFIIAGGLRGAGDTKIPLYSTAVSVWLIRLTAAYGLVYGVGLGLAGAWLAFGIDQTFRWLFITLRFKTGKWKNSVMVCREAI is encoded by the coding sequence ATGGATGTGGCTTCAGCCTTTCGTCGATTTTGGAAGGCTAACGGCGTAGAACCGAGAGGTTCGGACGTACGGAGTGAGATCCTGAGACTCATGTGGCCTGCAATGATTGAAATGATACTCCTGCAGGCTGTACAGGTCATCAATATGATGATGGTGGGCCGCCTCGGACCTGTGGCCGTGGCTGCCGTCGGCGTCACAAATCAACCCATCTTCATGGCCCTATCGGTCTTCGTGGCTCTCAATGTGGGCACCACTGCCCTGGTTGCGCGATATATAGGGGCGGGGGACTTCAAAGCGGCCAAAGAGGTAGCTCGCCAGTCGATGATCGTAACTGCTATCCTGGGCATCCTGGTTTCCTTACTGGGGTATCTTCTTGCAGGCTATGCCATGATAATGATGGGAGCCGGCCCCGACGTGGTCGAGACTGGAATAAGATATTTCAGGCTTATCAGTATAAGTCTTCTCTTTGGCACCCTTGCGACTTGCGCATCCTCCATATTCAGGGGAGCCGGAGACACCAGAATCCCAATGATAGTCAACATTGCCACCAATGTCATGGTGGTGATCTTGAACTCAATATTCATCTATGGAAGGCTTGGAATTCCGCCCATGGGTGTCATAGGTTCGGGCGTATCTACTATACTGGCCAGGGTCTTTGGGGCATGTTTGTTTATTCTCGCCCTTCATGACCGCAGAGCAATACTCCGTGTTCCGTTGAAACCGCCTTTCAGATTATCGCGTAAGGTCCTGGGACCCATGCTCTATATTGGCTTTCCCAGCGCCGCCGAGCAGTTTTTCCTGCAGACAGGTCTTATCCTATTCGCCAGAATAATAACCGGCCTCGGAACAGTCACCTTTGCCGCGCACCAGATCGCCGCCAATATCCATGGGATGTCTTTTACACCCGGGCAGGCATTCGCGATCGCCTGCGTGACGCTTGTTGGACAAAACCTGGGCGCCGGCCGTCCTGACAGGGCTGAGGCATCAGCCTGTGAAGCGAGAAGGCTGGGGCTATATTTCTCGAGTTTTATGGGGCTGGTCTTTTTCTTCGGCAGCGAGCCTCTGGCAACCCTTTACACCACAGATGATGAAGTTATAAAGCTGACGAGCCAAGTACTCAAGATAATCGCGTTTTTCCAGCCGATCCAATCATCGCAATTCATTATCGCGGGTGGATTACGTGGGGCGGGAGATACGAAGATTCCGTTGTATAGCACCGCCGTAAGTGTATGGCTCATTAGATTGACTGCAGCCTATGGCCTTGTCTATGGAGTGGGGCTCGGACTGGCTGGCGCATGGCTGGCATTTGGAATTGATCAAACCTTTCGCTGGTTATTCATTACATTGCGCTTCAAGACCGGTAAATGGAAGAATAGCGTGATGGTATGCAGGGAGGCAATTTGA
- a CDS encoding LCP family protein — MSFGPTDLEPSQRQYLPRNGSRRGRLALVLVMVVSLIVVAGGISFKRVSQTAIKKAVDLKETFSLEEAFDTKRRPVNILLLGIDRTYDRDGHPVPGAQRADTIMLLSMNSASKRASLISIPRDTKVDIPGYGTNKINAAHAIGGPELIMKTVEGLIGLPVDGYVETDFQGFVKLIDLVGGVTINVDRDMKYRDRAGGLNINIKAGVRHLNGVQALQFVRFRHDAMGDISRVKRQQELLKAVVTSIAVPKNLIKARSLLKTAMECIRTDMSLRQVSVVGWFLTHMENGSVETVTLPGNFSPLYWQPDQAGISELVRSLSYAHPSDSGMPAADMSRSVPDSPPAGDSGN, encoded by the coding sequence TTGAGTTTTGGGCCAACAGATTTAGAGCCATCACAAAGGCAGTACCTTCCCAGGAATGGGAGCCGTCGCGGAAGACTGGCGTTGGTGCTAGTGATGGTAGTTTCTTTGATTGTTGTTGCGGGCGGCATCTCTTTTAAAAGGGTATCACAGACGGCAATAAAGAAGGCAGTGGATCTCAAGGAGACATTCAGTCTTGAAGAAGCATTCGATACGAAACGTAGACCTGTTAATATCCTCTTACTGGGAATCGATCGAACCTATGACCGTGATGGACATCCTGTGCCCGGAGCTCAGAGGGCGGATACTATTATGCTCTTGAGCATGAATTCCGCCTCGAAAAGGGCATCCCTTATCTCAATCCCTAGGGATACCAAAGTCGATATCCCCGGTTATGGCACGAATAAAATCAACGCCGCTCATGCGATAGGGGGCCCCGAGTTGATCATGAAAACTGTCGAGGGACTAATTGGGCTTCCTGTAGACGGGTATGTGGAGACGGATTTCCAGGGTTTTGTCAAATTGATTGATCTTGTTGGTGGAGTCACCATCAATGTGGACCGGGATATGAAATATCGCGATAGAGCCGGAGGCCTGAATATAAACATCAAGGCCGGCGTTCGCCACCTCAATGGTGTTCAGGCTTTGCAATTTGTTAGATTCCGACATGATGCCATGGGGGATATTTCTCGTGTCAAGAGGCAGCAAGAGCTGCTCAAAGCCGTGGTCACATCGATAGCTGTACCCAAGAATTTGATAAAGGCCAGGTCTTTGCTCAAAACCGCGATGGAGTGCATCAGGACTGATATGTCCCTGAGGCAGGTAAGTGTTGTTGGGTGGTTCCTTACCCATATGGAAAATGGTAGTGTAGAGACGGTCACGCTGCCTGGGAATTTCTCACCACTATATTGGCAGCCCGACCAGGCGGGTATTAGTGAACTCGTCCGCTCTCTGTCATATGCACATCCCTCAGATAGTGGAATGCCGGCTGCTGATATGTCGCGCTCCGTTCCTGACAGCCCTCCAGCCGGTGATTCAGGTAATTAG
- a CDS encoding zinc ribbon domain-containing protein — MPVFEFICKSCGHKFEELVLGRGEAAPKCPSCGSSDAKKQFSVFGYNGGASGSSSARSGGGCATCGGGHCSTCH, encoded by the coding sequence ATGCCGGTTTTTGAATTCATATGCAAATCCTGTGGTCATAAATTCGAAGAATTGGTCTTGGGCAGGGGCGAGGCCGCGCCCAAATGTCCTAGCTGCGGCTCATCCGATGCAAAGAAGCAGTTCTCAGTGTTTGGGTATAACGGCGGGGCCTCAGGCTCCTCATCTGCAAGGTCCGGCGGCGGCTGTGCCACTTGCGGCGGCGGGCACTGCAGCACCTGCCATTGA